One region of Camelus bactrianus isolate YW-2024 breed Bactrian camel chromosome 20, ASM4877302v1, whole genome shotgun sequence genomic DNA includes:
- the PACSIN1 gene encoding protein kinase C and casein kinase substrate in neurons protein 1, producing MSGSYDEASLAPEETTDSFWEVGNYKRTVKRIDDGHRLCNDLMNCVQERAKIEKAYSQQLTDWAKRWRQLIEKGPQYGSLERAWGAIMTEADKVSELHQEVKSNLLNEDLEKVKNWQKDAYHKQIMGGFKETKEAEDGFRKAQKPWAKKMKELEAAKKAYHLACKEEKLAMTREMNSKTEQSVTPEQQKKLQDKVDKCKQDVQKTQEKYEKVLEDVGKTTPQYMEGMEQVFEQCQQFEEKRLVFLKEVLLDIKRHLNLAENSSYVHVYRELEQAIRGADAQDDLRWFRSTSGPGMPMNWPQFEEWNPDLPHTTTKKEKQPKKAEGVALTNATGVVESTSQAGDRGSVSSYDRGQPYATEWSDDESGNPFGGNEANGGSNPFDDDAKGVRVRALYDYDGQEQDELSFKAGDELTKLGEEDEQGWCRGRLDSGQLGLYPANYVEAI from the exons ATGTCCGGCTCCTACGATGAGGCCTCGCTAGCTCCAGAGGAGACCACTGACAGCTTCTGGGAG GTGGGGAACTACAAGCGGACGGTGAAGCGCATCGATGACGGGCACCGCCTGTGCAACGACCTGATGAACTGCGTGCAGGAGCGCGCCAAGATCGAGAAGGCGTACTCGCAGCAGCTCACCGACTGGGCCAAGCGCTGGCGCCAGCTCATCGAGAAAG GCCCACAGTATGGCAGCCTGGAGCGGGCCTGGGGCGCCATAATGACGGAGGCGGACAAGGTGAGTGAACTGCACCAGGAGGTGAAGAGCAACCTGTTGAACGAGGACCTGGAGAAGGTCAAGAACTGGCAGAAGGATGCCTATCACAAGCAGATCATGGGCGGCTTCAAGGAGACCAAGGAGGCTGAAGACGGCTTCCGCAAGGCCCAAAAGCCCTGGGCCAAGAAGATGAAGGAG ctAGAGGCAGCCAAGAAGGCCTACCATCTGGCCTGCAAAGAGGAGAAGCTGGCTATGACCCGGGAGATGAATAGTAAGACGGAGCAGTCGGTCACACCTGAGCAGCAAAAGAAGCTGCAGGACAAAGTGGACAAGTGCAAGCAGGATGTTCAGAAG ACACAGGAGAAGTATGAGAAGGTGCTGGAAGATGTGGGCAAGACCACTCCCCAGTACATGGAGGGCATGGAGCAGGTGTTTGAGCAGTGCCAGCAATTTGAGGAAAAGCGGCTGGTCTTTCTCAAGGAGGTGCTGCTGGACATCAAACGTCACCTCAACCTCGCTGAGAATAGCAG CTATGTCCACGTGTACCGGGAGCTGGAGCAGGCCATCCGCGGGGCCGACGCCCAGGATGACCTCAGATGGTTCCGCAGCACCAGTGGCCCTGGAATGCCCATGAATTGGCCCCAGTTTGAG GAGTGGAACCCAGACCTCCCTCACACCACCACCAAGAAGGAGAAACAGCCCAAGAAGGCAGAGGGGGTAGCGCTGACCAATGCCACAGGGGTGGTGGAGTCCACATCCCAGGCTGGGGACCGTGGCAG tgttAGCAGCTATGACAGGGGCCAGCCTTATGCCACCGAGTGGTCAGATGATGAGAGTGGGAATCCATTTGGGGGTAATGAGGCCAACGGGGGCTCCAACCCCTTTGATGACGATGCCAAGGGAGTGCGTGTTCGGGCACTCTATGACTATGACGGCCAGGAACAGGATGAGCTCAGCTTCAAGGCTG GAGATGAGCTCACCAAGCTGGGCGAGGAGGACGAGCAGGGTTGGTGCCGCGGGCGGCTGGACAGTGGGCAGCTGGGCCTCTATCCCGCCAACTACGTGGAGGCCATCTAG